In the genome of Cercospora beticola chromosome 2, complete sequence, one region contains:
- a CDS encoding 60S ribosomal protein eL13 (antiSMASH:Cluster_9), which yields MAIKHNQQIQYNHFRKDWQRRVRVHFDQPGRKQRRRNARQEKAAKVAPRPVDRLRPVVRCPTIKYNRRVRAGRGFSLAELKEAGIPRKLAPTIGIAVDPRRQNLSDESLAANVARLKEYKQRLVLFPRKLKAPKKGDAAKDEVDAAKQIGETAHDGKVKHTKQAFPIDNKVVIKEGKISDYPQTENAYRVLRTARSDARLQGKREKRAKAKADEEEAKKK from the exons ATG GCGATCAAGCACAACCAGCAGATCCAGTACAACC ACTTCCGCAAGGACTGGCAACGCCGTGTCCGCGTGCACTTCGACCAG CCCGGCCGCAAGCAGCGCAGACGCAATGCTCGCCAGGAGAAGGCCGCTAAGGTCGCTCCACGCCCAGTGGACCGCCTGAGGCCTGTCGTCCGCTGCCCAACCATCAAGTACAACCGCCGCGTTCGTGCTGGTCGTGgtttctcgctcgctgagCTGAAG GAGGCTGGCATTCCACGCAAGCTGGCGCCTACCATCGGTATCGCCGTCGACCCACGCCGTCAGAACCTTTCCGACGAGTCTCTGGCCGCCAACGTCGCTCGCCTGAAGGAGTACAAGCAGCGCCTTGTCCTCTTCCCACGCAAGCTCAAGGCACCAAAGAAGGGCGATGCCGCCAAGGACGAGGTCGATGCTGCCAAGCAGATCGGCGAGACCGCCCACGACGGCAAGGTCAAGCACACCAAGCAGGCCTTCCCAATCGACAACAAAGTTGTCATCAAGGAGGGCAAGATCTCCGACTACCCACAGACCGAGAACGCCTACCGTGTGCTTCGTACTGCTCGCTCCGACGCCCGTCTCCAGGGCAAGCGCGAGAAGCGTGCGAAGGCCAAggccgacgaggaggaggcaaagaagaaatAG
- a CDS encoding uncharacterized protein (antiSMASH:Cluster_9~BUSCO:EOG09260375): MAPSRADRLAQLRALRAAGKTAFDDYEVQEAESIYETVDDEGYKKVVRSRLDQDDFVVDDNGEGYADDGREDWQDERQPMYDSESEEDLPKNSKAAKRKREEDVERQEKLSKGISKYFNQKPTAAAPKPKPVRTAEDDDFMAGLLGEVDTNVQRPAPSYGKAIKSNDRRKTRVLSPPLEDRQTARPKRPAADQHLQSSPPTAHVADDDFPMQNDDDVPMMSDPLPSSPVAKVVERKTAIKVEEPEEEDLMEIAEVKGGSNLKSANVNIRGSRPAPKLAKASYPTPASSSPTRPAADEVDMTAINNVAAKLNIMSSPAHEPVMAGKLDSKDALEADGSLNFFWLDYTEVNGSLCLFGKVKNRQTGNYVSCFVKVDNILRKLYFLPREHRHKHGRDTDEEVDFKDVYEEVDGIMSRHKVTMHKIKQCTRKYAFELPGIPKEADYLKLLYPYDKPALPMDFKGETFSHIFGTNTALFEQFVMWKNIMGPCWLKIEGADFNAVNNASWCKLELQVTKPNGITTLGESDNLEAPPLTMMSMALRTVFNQKENKNEILVASVRIFENISLTDTKPAEQMPQRVITVMRPHGDAYPMGFKPLAEKEKHKILMERNEIGLLSKLLAIFQMHDPDCIIGHKLDDVDFGVLLARMRERKTPGWHRIGRLKRGDWPKNVGKGGGSYFAERHLAAGRLLGDLANDMGKSIMTGCQSWSLDEMVSLHLSGHSRKEMDAEKALAMAQSGIGLMNYVKMCEVDTFYTAALAIKRQLLPLTKVLTNLAGNSWARTLSGTRSERNEYILLHEFYRNKYICPDKIFGKGPSNKKIEEGEEGEDGADTKKKDKYKGGLVFEPEKGLYDKFILVMDFNSLYPSIIQEYNICFTTVDRSDISEQDEKVPEVPEDTSNKGILPRLIRTLVSRRREVKKLMKDKSATEDQLATWDVKQMALKLTANSMYGCLGYTKSRFYARPLAALTTSKGREILQSTKDLAESQHALRVIYGDTDSVMINTNVDNILDALKMGKDFQKSVNEQYELLEIEIDHIFRRLLLHAKKKYAAIQMVDTGDNTWKEKLDVKGLDMRRREYCQLSKDTSTQLLNYLLSGEDPEKVVSQIHDHLRELSEKMRNNEIPAHKYTIYTQLGKDPKEYPGGKSMPAVQVALKRLAKGKQVKAKDVMAFVICGDSEGNQEKAAQNAHELDEILAKDSGLTPDVQYYLHKQILPPVERLCAPISGTDITRLAECLGLDTSKYRISGASRSAEQSNEITTLESQIPDHVRFKDCEPLSLLCLGCKNHFEYRGLNYTAPDNEQPLVPLGVLTNGGLACPRAECKKRISTLTLTAQLENQIRRHTSRYYSAWLKCDDQACGNRTRQISVYGHRCLGPNGLAYGCTGRMSFEYSEKALYNQLLYLQGLFDVDKSLEKMGAAGLVKVEGESKEKAKILAGMNRDRFAVCWDVVKAYLDKSGWGWVSMDSLFGFAMK, from the exons ATGGCACCCTCTAGAGCAGATCGTCTTGCACAGCTGCGTGCCCTGCGAGCGGCGGGCAAGACCGCGTTCGACGACTATGAAGTGCAGGAAGCCGAGTCCATATACGAAACCGTCGACGACGAGGGATACAAAAAGGTCGTGCGAAGTCGATTGGATCAAGACGATTTCGTGGTAGACGACAATGGCGAAGGTTATGCGGACGATGGACGCGAAGACTGGCAAGATGAAAGACAGCCTATGTACGACAGCGAGAGTGAGGAAGATCTGCCTAAAAACAGCAAAGCCG CCAAGCGGAAGCGAGAGGAGGATGTAGAGCGACAAGAGAAGCTCAGCAAAGGCATCAGCAAATACTTCAACCAAAAACCGACTGCTGCAGCACCAAAGCCGAAACCCGTTCGAACGGCCGAGGATGACGACTTTATGGCTGGTCTACTGGGTGAAGTTGACACAAATGTCCAGCGGCCAGCTCCATCTTATGGAAAGGCCATCAAGAGCAATGATCGCCGGAAAACTCGAGTCCTGTCACCTCCCCTGGAAGACAGACAGACAGCGCGTCCCAAACGACCAGCGGCAGATCAACATCTGCAGTCGTCCCCTCCCACAGCTCATGTTGCCGACGACGATTTTCCGATGcagaacgacgacgatgtgcCCATGATGAGCGACCCACTGCCTTCATCGCCCGTTGCAAAGGTAGTGGAGCGAAAAACTGCGATCAAAGTGGAAGAGcctgaggaagaggatttgaTGGAGATCGCAGAAGTCAAAGGCGGTTCCAACCTGAAGAGTGCAAATGTAAACATCCGTGGCAGTCGCCCCGCGCCGAAGCTTGCAAAGGCATCATATCCTACGCCCGCTAGCTCATCACCCACCAGGCCTGCGGCTGATGAGGTCGACATGACAGCAATCAACAATGTGGCGGCCAAGCTAAACATCATGAGCAGTCCTGCGCACGAACCTGTCATGGCTGGCAAGCTCGATTCCAAGGATGCTCTAGAAGCAGATGGCTCACTGAACTTTTTCTGGCTCGATTACACTGAGGTCAATGGTAGCCTATGTCTGTTTGGCAAAGTGAAAAATCGTCAAACGGGCAACTACGTCTCCTGCTTTGTCAAAGTTGACAATATTCTTCGGAAGCTATACTTCCTGCCACGCGAGCACCGCCACAAACATGGCCGTGACACCGATGAGGAAGTTGACTTCAAGGATGTCTATGAAGAGGTTGACGGCATCATGTCGAGACACAAGGTGACAATGCACAAGATCAAGCAATGCACACGCAAGTATGCATTTGAACTGCCAGGAATACCAAAAGAAGCAGACTATTTGAAACTCCTCTATCCCTACGACAAGCCAGCATTGCCAATGGACTTCAAGGGCGAGACATTTTCACACATTTTCGGCACCAACACAGCACTGTTTGAGCAGTTCGTGATGTGGAAGAATATCATGGGACCCTGCTGGCTCAAGATCGAAGGTGCCGACTTCAATGCCGTCAACAATGCCTCTTGGTGTAAACTCGAGCTCCAAGTCACGAAACCCAACGGTATCACAACCTTGGGCGAGTCAGACAATCTCGAGGCTCCTCCACTGACCATGATGTCCATGGCGCTGCGAACTGTATTCAACCAGAAGGAAAACAAGAACGAAATCTTAGTTGCGAGTGTTCGAATCTTTGAGAACATTTCTCTGACGGACACGAAGCCAGCGGAACAGATGCCACAGCGCGTCATAACAGTAATGCGTCCGCATGGAGACGCTTATCCAATGGGCTTCAAGCCTCttgccgagaaggagaagcacaAAATCCTTATGGAAAGGAACGAGATTGGTCTTCTGAGCAAGCTGCTTGCCATCTTTCAAATGCACGATCCGGACTGCATCATCGGACACAAACTGGATGATGTCGACTTTGGTGTACTGCTCGCACGCATGAGAGAGCGAAAGACTCCTGGCTGGCATCGAATCGGGCGACTAAAACGTGGCGACTGGCCCAAGAATGTCGGTAAGGGAGGCGGTAGCTACTTCGCGGAGCGACACCTCGCTGCCGGAAGACTTCTCGGAGACCTCGCCAATGACATGGGCAAAAGTATCATGACTGGCTGTCAGTCTTGGAGTCTTGACGAAATGGTCTCGTTACATCTCAGCGGACACTCGCGCAAGGAGATGGACGCCGAGAAAGCTCTCGCAATGGCACAGTCGGGCATCGGACTGATGAATTACGTCAAGATGTGCGAAGTAGACACTTTCTACACTGCTGCTCTGGCCATCAAACGACAGCTTCTGCCGCTTACGAAGGTGCTTACTAACTTGGCTGGTAACTCATGGGCCAGGACACTCAGCGGAACCCGTTCGGAGCGGAACGAGTACATTTTACTGCACGAGTTTTATCGCAACAAATACATTTGCCCCGACAAAATCTTCGGCAAAGGGCCTTCGAAcaagaagatcgaagagggagaagaaggagaggatggcgccgacaccaagaagaaggacaagtaCAAAGGTGGTCTGGTCTTTGAGCCTGAAAAGGGGCTCTACGACAAATTTATTCTGGTTATGGACTTCAACTCCCTTTACCCAAGTATCATCCAGGAGTATAACATCTGCTTCACGACAGTCGACCGGAGCGACATCTCTGAGCAGGACGAGAAGGTTCCTGAGGTCCCCGAAGACACCTCTAACAAGGGCATCTTACCGAGACTGATTCGAACCCTTGTGAGCAGACGACGAGAGGTGAAAAAGCTTATGAAGGACAAGTCTGCTACAGAGGACCAGCTTGCAACATGGGACGTGAAGCAAATGGCATTGAAGCTGACAGCCAACTCCATGTACGGTTGTTTGGGATACACCAAGTCCCGATTCTATGCTCGGCCACTTGCTGCTCTTACAACTTCCAAAGGACGTGAGATCTTGCAATCGACCAAGGATCTGGCAGAGTCACAGCATGCTCTCCGCGTCATCTACGGAGATACTGATTCTGTCATGATCAACACCAATGTTGACAACATTCTCGATGCGCTGAAGATGGGAAAGGACTTCCAAAAGAGTGTCAACGAGCAATACGAGCTGCTGGAGATTGAGATTGATCATATCTTTCGACGACTCCTGCTCCACGCGAAAAAGAAGTATGCGGCTATTCAAATGGTCGATACCGGCGACAACACCTGGAAAGAGAAGCTTGATGTTAAAGGTCTCGATATGAGGCGACGAGAGTACTGCCAGCTCTCCAAGGATACCTCGAC ACAACTCCTCAATTATCTCCTGTCCGGGGAAGATCCGGAGAAGGTTGTTTCTCAGATTCATGATCACCTGCGAGAACTCAGTGAGAAAATGCGCAACAACGAAATTCCCGCTCACAAGTACACGATATACACGCAACTGGGCAAAGATCCGAAGGAGTATCCCGGCGGCAAGTCTATGCCCGCAGTACAAGTGGCTCTCAAGCGTCTAGCCAAGGGAAAACAGGTGAAGGCCAAGGACGTCATGGCCTTTGTGATCTGTGGCGACAGCGAAGGAAATCAAGAGAAAGCCGCGCAGAATGCCCACGAGTTGGACGAAATCCTGGCCAAGGATAGCGGGCTCACGCCAGACGTGCAATACTACTTGCACAAGCAGATCCTGCCGCCAGTGGAACGTCTCTGTGCTCCTATCAGCGGCACCGATATTACAAGACTGGCAGAGTGTCTCGGCCTAGACACATCCAAGTACCGCATCAGTGGTGCTAGCAGGTCTGCTGAGCAGAGCAACGAGATCACAACCTTGGAGAGCCAGATCCCCGATCACGTTCGATTCAAGGATTGCGAGCCTCTCAGTTTGCTGTGTCTCGGCTGCAAGAATCATTTCGAGTATCGCGGACTGAACTACACTGCCCCGGATAATGAGCAACCGCTCGTGCCCCTCGGTGTCTTGACCAACGGTGGCCTCGCGTGCCCCCGTGCGGAGTGCAAGAAGCGTATCTCAACTCTGACGCTGACAGCGCAATTGGAAAACCAAATCCGACGACACACTTCTCGCTACTACTCGGCCTGGCTGAAATGTGATGACCAAGCCTGCGGAAACCGAACACGACAGATCTCAGTCTACGGACATCGGTGTCTCGGCCCCAATGGCCTTGCCTACGGCTGCACAGGACGCATGTCCTTCGAGTATAGCGAGAAGGCACTGTACAACCAGCTTCTCTACTTGCAAGGCTTGTTCGATGTGGACAAGTccttggagaagatgggTGCTGCAGGACTTGTCAAAGTCGAGGGCGAATCGAAAGAGAAAGCGAAAATTCTCGCTGGGATGAATCGGGATCGGTTCGCGGTTTGTTGGGATGTGGTGAAAGCGTACTTGGATAAGAGTGGATGGGGTTGGGTTAGTATGGATTCGCTCTTCGGCTTTGCGATGAAGTGA
- a CDS encoding uncharacterized protein (antiSMASH:Cluster_9) — protein sequence MEAEMSHYLLPDHASRTSLDPLGICDDGEDVVNQFRILEKLLCTAESAFDELNPSKGQIEPHSEQAYRSAFCRLYANLLKDIAYSLHEDGSLDTTGAEALIASSKMTVTNLSKFGKAVCSNALAIGAPESSFADGKLQQLCADVTFIRLDSKQVDMLLAHMLLGTLSKPPGNEWGRPGFAELFSNVGETAQAYLQTLFEHFAEGGYTKTDPTGSATFHLHNSTNMPDLITSHLPAPRLPIRIVDKPSENSPPDYSPNHYILVAAHSQPGPGPKGTQEERLIGQSPALALMSLLKPILGPDEVVITSNLWAHSSWSGHGREAKMTKLFPSDGRPRNHYIFADALELDMQDSADGVLPDLKPENIEREVRKLYAAFAGTKAIGGRAAMKIQIVPWGCGAFGGDFGVKTQCMMMAAGLAGLESSELELVITKDREEELRGLVGGPVTVREIYEHLTAPCTVQA from the coding sequence ATGGAAGCCGAAATGTCACATTACCTCCTACCTGACCACGCCTCACGCACAAGTCTCGATCCTCTCGGAATTtgcgacgatggcgaggacgtTGTGAACCAGTTCAGAATTCTGGAGAAGCTTTTGTGCACCGCAGAGTCTGCATTCGACGAGTTAAATCCGTCGAAAGGGCAAATCGAGCCCCACAGCGAACAGGCATACCGATCAGCATTCTGTCGACTTTATGCCAACTTGCTGAAGGACATCGCCTACAGTCTGCATGAAGATGGCTCATTGGACACGACCGGCGCCGAGGCTTTGATCGCTTCCAGCAAGATGACTGTGACTAACCTCTCCAAGTTCGGCAAAGCAGTATGCAGTAATGCCCTTGCCATTGGAGCACCAGAAAGTTCCTTTGCAGACGGCAAACTACAACAACTATGCGCAGATGTAACTTTCATTAGACTGGACTCAAAGCAAGTCGATATGCTACTAGCCCACATGCTTCTCGGAACACTCTCGAAGCCTCCAGGCAATGAATGGGGCCGCCCAGGCTTCGCGGAACTATTTTCCAACGTTGGGGAGACAGCACAAGCATACCTCCAAACACTCTTCGAACATTTCGCGGAAGGAGGATACACAAAGACAGACCCCACGGGCTCAGCGACATTCCATCTCCACAACTCGACAAACATGCCCGATCTCATAACTTCACATCTCCCAGCTCCACGTCTGCCAATACGAATCGTCGACAAACCCTCAGAAAACTCCCCGCCAGATTATTCTCCAAATCACTACATCCTAGTCGCCGCTCATTCACAACCAGGACCAGGACCAAAGGGCacgcaagaagaacgacTTATCGGCCAATCACCGGCTCTGGCATTAATGTCACTACTAAAGCCCATCTTAGGACCAGACGAAGTAGTCATCACATCAAATCTCTGGGCCCACAGTTCCTGGTCAGGTCATGGCCGTGAAGCCAAAATGACCAAACTCTTCCCCTCTGACGGACGACCTCGAAATCACTACATCTTCGCGGACGCATTAGAACTCGATATGCAAGACAGCGCCGACGGCGTCCTTCCGGATCTTAAACCAGAAAACATTGAACGAGAAGTACGAAAATTGTATGCTGCGTTCGCTGGAACGAAAGCTATTGGTGGTCGAGCGGCGATGAAAATCCAGATTGTGCCTTGGGGTTGCGGGGCTTTTGGCGGGGACTTTGGTGTCAAAACGCAGTGTATGATGATGGCTGCTGGGTTGGCTGGACTTGAGTCGAGTGAGTTGGAGCTCGTCATCACGAAGGATCGCGAAGAAGAGTTGAGGGGTCTTGTAGGGGGGCCTGTGACAGTGAGAGAGATATATGAGCATCTTACTGCGCCTTGCACAGTCCAAGCATGA
- a CDS encoding uncharacterized protein (antiSMASH:Cluster_9), with protein MDEPMPDADAALPTEQAGAVPEDRSQEQATRDIDAQQSDSTALSSVPPTDSEHKESDNIVVASRKSSSGANGANAEQQPTELATEASEETSRPADAGSLESTATATAQDPSLSATTTDGFVVPAVPTNGSASSTPRGRGRGRGGRPRGSRASNVATPHSASGDSILVNPDGTPVSGRARGRGRGGGRPRGSRARGGGRGGKRKRDGDEDEDDEASDSSVEITPVATETRSGRSIQKPTSFVPPPPSPTTNKRKRPYNYRNPQAAVCKVCLRGTSPASNPVVFCDGCNAPYHRWCHKPPIEQAVIDKEDAEWYCQSCAAARVVPVSITEVSSFVSVTGASEDQRRKYFAALPPGFLVTLLVKATTFRPDLPVFHPKFKELVAASQQNGHLEANPAAPSLNGKEAVRQSAEAAVATPTTTAATSNAITTSNSTVGATRSTSTTQPRIPASNGPSPDDAAYTDDVHPENYPRPGQGLMSTLPPETEDLEWLVDDDDRNGVFTHLYHEPTKAPPPVAAAPTGNDGLV; from the coding sequence ATGGACGAGCCCATGCCGGACGCAGACGCAGCTCTGCCTACAGAACAAGCCGGAGCAGTTCCAGAGGATCGCAGTCAAGAGCAAGCAACTCGAGATATCGATGCCCAACAATCGGACTCTACAGCGCTCTCTTCGGTGCCGCCGACTGATTCGGAACATAAGGAGTCTGATAACATCGTCGTCGCATCCAGGAAGTCGTCATCAGGCGCGAATGGCGCGAATGCAGAGCAACAGCCAACCGAGCTAGCTACGGAAGCCAGTGAGGAAACCTCTCGCCCGGCTGACGCGGGAAGCTTGGAATCGACAGCAACAGCTACAGCTCAGGACCCTTCTCTGAGCGCGACGACAACAGATGGGTTCGTAGTCCCTGCTGTGCCAACTAACGGAAGTGCAAGCAGCACGCCAAGAGGTCGAGGACGGGGTCGCGGCGGTCGACCTCGAGGTAGCCGCGCTTCAAATGTAGCCACTCCACACAGTGCATCCGGAGACTCCATACTCGTCAATCCAGATGGCACTCCCGTCTCTGGGCGAGCTCGCGGCCGCGGTAGAGGTGGTGGTCGACCTAGAGGCAGCCGGGCAAGAGGAGGCGGGAGAGGTGGCAAGCGGAAGAGAGAcggagacgaagatgaggatgacgaagcaTCTGACTCCAGTGTTGAGATCACGCCTGTAGCTACAGAGACACGGTCCGGGCGTTCGATACAGAAGCCGACGAGCTTTGTGCCGCCACCTCCTTCACCCACCACGAACAAACGAAAACGCCCATACAACTATCGCAACCCTCAAGCCGCAGTTTGCAAAGTATGTTTGCGTGGTACTAGTCCTGCCAGTAATCCTGTTGTTTTCTGCGATGGGTGCAATGCGCCTTACCATAGGTGGTGCCATAAGCCACCGATCGAGCAGGCTGTCATCGACAAGGAGGATGCAGAGTGGTACTGTCAATCgtgcgcagcagcaagagtgGTGCCAGTCTCTATCACTGAGGTGTCGAGCTTCGTCAGCGTCACTGGAGCGAGCGAGGATCAGCGAAGGAAGTATTTTGCTGCTTTGCCGCCAGGGTTTCTGGTGACGTTACTTGTGAAAGCTACGACCTTCAGACCTGATCTCCCAGTCTTCCATCCGAAGTTCAAGGAACTCGTGGCGGCCTCACAGCAGAATGGCCATCTTGAAGCAAATCCTGCTGCACCATCATTGAATGGTAAGGAGGCCGTTCGCCAGAGCGCAGAAGCTGCTGTGGCCACTCCCACGACTACTGCTGCAACGAGCAATGCCATCACGACATCCAATTCAACAGTCGGCGCGACACGATCCACTAGTACCACACAACCCCGTATACCCGCAAGCAATGGGCCATCGCCCGATGATGCGGCGTACACAGACGATGTACACCCTGAGAATTACCCTCGTCCTGGCCAAGGACTGATGAGTACTTTGCCTCCAGAGACCGAAGATCTTGAGTGGCtcgtcgatgatgacgacagGAATGGTGTGTTCACTCACCTGTACCACGAACCGACAAAGGCGCCTCCTccggttgctgctgcaccaACTGGTAATGATGGGTTGGTCTGA
- a CDS encoding uncharacterized protein (antiSMASH:Cluster_9), whose protein sequence is MPFLQRSSSKRANRRGSLDDRAKTEKKASESATANPPGFNDSMNDAMHACQCSTMDRPKSASAERRRLQRSRPPMHSHTRTSNDSSPLPKCSRDLEQQVRTIDYTAGPDIFSFPTPSPRMPPHSATINRRHYMTGLHPMSPGIDSPQVQSPAETPHIGIALGSPSEAPPTWGRSHTHDAVPSRRTAGLPPSRSPPPIPQPLRTDTMISLPKQKKISSWKTFSSLFRSKTTSEPSHKFRTQPPADAEPANRDVPLAELEADPGPTARSQTPLSCLFAPSPGMPKRRDSLDEAQSRAPRHEQMFDAGHRTSAVPRGLALRAKGSTPNASPKVRSHGVWRVSQDAFGRAERCDDEPMLNDEARDQVSEPALPTPRLDLDLPGVEFPRFSIMFEKQLSLNSRPSILERRQSRLQRSQSQKGGECEEGLQVHTHGGGILRSMTSPSFKRPLSILVKAEQAARDEPATALQRMRLPMRSVTAPVGTTSPIAAAFMQPRQGTHLSSSPESQGSAFYSENSLPPTPTTATTCTDTESARRMLVDAEPFWKPPAVMRSFSHPAHANIDHAFANEDEQAMSYRDDESYPRVKSPEDLERQMVQVSVARQVSVSRARTRVMKAMEGSARPAAVPLRPRIIEFSKNRKSAAGVLEDASADCEDVMPENAAAHSRAASLAFEEAKRRSVVSTKSAKSIMEQDVPEVPSLKQDTDNKNPVIMTADEAY, encoded by the coding sequence ATGCCATTCCTACAGCGCTCCAGCTCAAAGCGCGCAAATCGTCGCGGGAGCTTGGACGACCGCGCGaagacggagaagaaggccagTGAATCGGCCACTGCCAACCCACCTGGATTCAACGATTCAATGAATGATGCGATGCACGCATGCCAATGCAGCACCATGGACCGGCCCAAGTCCGCAAGTGCTGAGAGGCGACGGCTGCAGCGCAGTCGTCCACCGATGCATTCCCATACCAGGACATCCAACGATTCAAGTCCGCTGCCTAAATGCAGCAGGGACTTGGAACAGCAAGTGAGGACCATTGACTACACTGCTGGACCGGACATATTTTCCTTCCCGACACCCTCACCTCGCATGCCGCCCCACAGCGCAACGATCAATCGACGCCACTATATGACAGGCTTGCATCCAATGTCGCCTGGTATCGACTCGCCTCAAGTCCAGTCACCGGCTGAGACACCTCACATCGGAATCGCACTTGGATCTCCGTCGGAAGCGCCCCCAACGTGGGGCAGATCACATACTCACGACGCGGTCCCGTCTAGAAGGACTGCTGGGCTACCACCTTCTCGATCGCCGCCACCCATACCACAGCCGCTGAGAACAGATACTATGATTTCTCTGCCGAaacagaagaagatctcgagTTGGAAAACATTCAGCAGCCTCTTTCGCAGCAAGACTACCTCTGAGCCTTCTCATAAATTCAGGACTCAGCCTCCAGCAGATGCTGAGCCAGCCAACCGTGATGTGCCACTGGCAGAGCTGGAAGCAGATCCCGGGCCAACAGCCAGATCACAGACACCTCTGTCTTGCTTGTTTGCGCCGAGTCCTGGTATGCCAAAGCGTCGGGACTCACTCGACGAGGCACAAAGCAGAGCTCCTAGACACGAGCAAATGTTTGATGCTGGCCATCGCACTTCGGCTGTACCGAGGGGCCTTGCTCTGCGAGCCAAGGGAAGCACTCCAAACGCATCTCCGAAAGTGAGATCGCACGGAGTGTGGCGCGTATCTCAAGATGCGTTCGGCCGTGCTGAGCGATGCGATGACGAGCCTATGCTTAACGACGAGGCCCGCGACCAAGTTTCGGAGCCGGCACTACCGACCCCTCGACTTGACCTTGACTTGCCTGGAGTGGAGTTTCCGCGATTTAGTATCATGTTTGAGAAACAGCTGTCTCTCAACTCGAGGCCCTCGATCTTGGAGAGGAGACAAAGCAGACTGCAAAGATCCCAATCGCAAAAAGGAGGAGAATGCGAAGAGGGTCTTCAGGTTCATACTCATGGCGGCGGAATCTTGCGCAGCATGACTTCCCCATCTTTCAAGCGTCCGCTTTCAATTCTCGTGAAAGCAGAGCAAGCAGCGAGAGACGAGCCAGCGACAGCACTACAAAGGATGCGGTTGCCTATGCGTTCAGTGACGGCGCCAGTGGGAACCACCTCGCCTATCGCGGCTGCATTCATGCAACCACGCCAAGGTACGCACTTGAGCAGCTCACCCGAGTCTCAAGGCTCTGCATTCTACAGCGAAAATTCCCTTCCACCGACGCCTACAACGGCCACGACTTGCACAGACACTGAATCTGCTCGACGCATGCTCGTCGATGCCGAACCATTCTGGAAGCCTCCAGCTGTGATGCGAAGCTTTTCTCACCCTGCCCATGCGAACATCGATCATGCCTTCGCCAACGAGGATGAGCAAGCAATGAGCTACCGCGATGATGAGTCATATCCTCGTGTCAAGTCACCGGAAGATCTCGAGCGACAGATGGTGCAGGTGAGCGTCGCGCGGCAGGTCAGTGTCAGTCGCGCCAGGACCCGGGTGATGAAAGCTATGGAAGGCAGCGCAAGACCAGCCGCAGTTCCTTTACGGCCACGAATTATCGAATTCTCCAAGAATCGCAAGTCCGCTGCAGGAGTACTTGAGGATGCTTCAGCGGATTGCGAAGATGTCATGCCCGAAAATGCTGCTGCGCATTCGCGAGCGGCAAGCTTGGCATTCGAGGAAGCGAAACGAAGAAGCGTTGTGAGCACAAAAAGTGCTAAGAGCATTATGGAGCAGGATGTGCCTGAAGTTCCCAGTCTCAAGCAAGACACAGACAACAAGAACCCGGTCATTATGACAGCGGATGAGGCCTACTAG